The following DNA comes from Erigeron canadensis isolate Cc75 chromosome 3, C_canadensis_v1, whole genome shotgun sequence.
TTTTTGCCGAGTTTGAATGAGtcataaaaataatgaatattttatatgattaggCGGTACTCGAGCGGACACTTTTGTAATGAGTACGAGATAACGGAATGCTTATTAATGTCAAGTGATTAATATAAAAAgatgtaatatagttattttaaaaattgggGAATGTAATAGGTGATGAATCCGGCTTGGCCGTGTGGGTCCAAAAAATTAACCGGGAGGTGAACGGCTTGTAAAGAGCACGTGAGCATTGTTAGATGGTGATGTACCAACTCGACAATAGATAGTCGATAGCTTAATCTAGATCTAGTGGCGGATCCAAACTTTTTAACTAGTAACagctaattattttttttaactttgaggTTTTTTTCCTCTTTTAAGGTATGagttctttctttaattttagtCAAGAAcaagtataaaatatatatccaaattcAATTACCAGACTATAAGTTGGTGCGGTCGGTCTCCTCTGCATCTAGTGCATTGGATCCGTCAATGCCCGGGTCACGTTACCACGAGCAAAGCAACAATGCGAAAAGTAAAACACCACAACCTCCTCTTCCCCACACAACTTACTAGTAAATTTACACTTTGACATCATTCGAACTTCTACCTTACAGGAAAAACTCGAGTACCTAACCACCGTCTGCATTTATAAATTGTGCACTGGTTTAAAAACTTTAGATTTTGATAATGAATACAATTCTACAAACATTTTATAGTACTCTAATAATGAAAGGTCCTCAAAAGTTGGGACCCGTAAAACTCAGTGGCTAAGTGATCGTTATCATTGCATATGTCCAAATCTTCCATGATGATTATTTTACTTATTTCATGTACAACACGCataatttatacattattttcaATAAAAGATCGCAAATGCAATGAGTTTGTGTTTAAAGGATTATTAGTTTTAGTTTCAAAAGTAAAAGATCCCACCAGTGATTTAGATAAAACCACAAGGGCGACAACAAAAACTTGTTACAAACATATAGACTATCTTCAATAGGGTGCTTTGGGTGCCTTAGGCAGTTAGGTGTCTTTAGTTATCCATGAATATCTTTTGCTATTGAAatttgtccaaaactaaagatttttttgatatatgtatTTACCTAAAGGTTCAATgctattttttgtttgtatatagatgtaaagatgtttgtatggttggaagTAAAACTAAATGATTTCAAGGATGTATAAACTATaaagatttgtaaggatataatATGACAGCTCAAACACACTTAAGAACGTCCTTAGCATTGcttaaaattaaagatttttttgatGTATGTACTTATCTAAGGGTATGCctttaggctatctccaatatatatatatatacatatatatatatatatatatatttgtatatagatttaaggatatgtaaggatgtttgtatggttagaCTATTCGTAACCGTTCACCTTTTCACCTACACTTTTCCCTGCCATAAGTATCATCTTCTCATTTCTTTCACCTTCTACTTTTctccttaaccattcaccttcAAATTACTACCCCACTATACTCATAATCTAACCAATCAAAATAAAGTGAAgctaaataataagataaagacAATTATTAGGGACCACAAAACCATAGATGAACATAATCACTTTTTTCTCATCACCTACCAATTTAACCTATACCCCTTAACCATTAACCTACTTCACCTTTTTATTTCACCTTCCTTCTTCACTCACCTTTAAGAATGGTCTTAGAGGTAAAactaaaagattttaaatatgTGTAATGATTTTAATGATTTGTAAAAATATGATGGGACAGCTCAAAGAcgtctaaaaataaaaaattattatattttaattttataaatagatATTTGTAAACTGTATATAAATGCATCATTCTTCAGATGACATATATTAGGCCTTCTTTTcacacaaaaataaaacaatcttTCATTATGATTACtataaatctatactatatattataataattatcattttctctcttataaaattattaaatacaaaattaccattttactcttaataaattaatttacatcatcaaactcttatcttctaaaatatctccactaccCTTTCATatcaattacattaaatcaattacttacaccgaCCACCAATAACAGTTCGTCACCACCACGACCACCGTCACCAACACCAGTCGTCGGCACCACTAAGCCGCCACCACATCGCGCGGATACAATGCTAGTAAAGTTAGTAACTCAACATAAATCAAGTAAATTAGAAAACGGTAAGTTtccaaacacttaaaaacacatatgttgtttgataataaaagaaagatatGCAATTTCTATTACACTTCggaattttttttgttggacAATTATTAATTCTACGTAATGATGATCTACTTCCCCGATAAACTTATCCACTTCGATAGATACATTTTCGATCTTGTTTAATATGAAAACTACATATGAAAAGTAAGGAATTGATATTGCCGACAACTTTTGCATCCAAAGGGAATACGACGAAGACAACTTCACATTCTTCATTAATTGGAAGCTAACCCCTCATCAacaaaacttaaatttaaatatattgtgTGTCAATATCAATAAAGTCATAACATATAAATTAACATGATCAACggaactcgaaaataatgtgttgatatttatatattaggGGGAGAGGTGTAGTCGGctagttttatcggcaaaaactATCGGCAAGCATCAGCTAATCGGCTATACTATAGCATCTCCATCGGCTTGTATCGGCAAGTTTAATCGGTTACTATTAGCTATAtatatcggctagttttggccgatccttgtgaacgttgggagcgtgtactttgtgaccgttttttttttgggttctTGTGCTCGCCGGAaacctaaaattttttttgggggttttcgattttgaggctcgatttatgtttttcttggcttctattgccgGAATACATGCCGATAAAACTTGCCGATGCTCCTAACGTGATATATCACCCCTCCGGTGAGATCCGAAAccccctttttggggtttccggtcgTCGCCAGCCAAAAACGTTCACTTTTACGGTcaaaactttgtttggcttTGACAAGGGTGTAGTTGGCTATGTTACTACTTGTTCATTCGGTTTTCCGACGatccctttttggggtttctggttTGCCGATGTGCTTCCTGTTGCTTCTTCCTGTGGTCTTGCATGTTGCATCGGTTCTCCAGcaagccctttcttgggtttttcCGGTGAGCCCTTTGCTGTTGCTGCTGTTGCTACGGCGGCTTGTGGTTTTCCGGCGATCCCTTTCTGGGTTCTTGGTTAACTGTTGCTGCTCTACTACGGTGGGATGTTTTCCGGCGACCCCTTTTTGGGTTTCCGATTAGACTTCctgcttatatatgtatatttatgtatatttatatatttacattgccAGATTTTTCCTTGGTAGTGTTACGGTAGCGATGCCGGATTTTCCCTTGGCGGCGTTGTCGGATTTAGTTCCATGaaagcaataggtagccggAAAAAGTAGCTCGTAGCcgatgatgatatcgttgaacagTTTTTTAGGTTGCCGGAAAaaatgggcgatgatgatacaaatgttcgtaaaaatgaGACTCGGATGATCCGGGGCGTATCTTGGCGTGGTAAACCCTTCAGGTTAGCAGCCATGGCGTCTCCGACTTCCAAAATTCCCGACCCCCAAATTCTGAGcccaagttttattttttacaaaaaacggtcactttttttagttttccggcAACTATTTCCGGTTacatttatttagttttgaaatTGGCAAATTGGTTACTTTTCGTATACTATACCGCatgttttggctagtttttggcAACGACACGTGGCGATATATGATTCGCCGATAGCTTGCCAAACTTGCTAATTAGCCAATTTAGTGGCACTACACCTCTCCCccttacaagaaaaaaaaatcaataaagctttaaaaattaaataagtattaattttgaaagatatattaaataaaactatattattttctcgcgtaatacgcgagataaacatattaaattttataaatataatcagAAGTTATAGATAAGATATTAAATATTAGTGTTcgaaaaatattttatatcaaaaatggttataagtataaaatatatacaagttaTGTCTAACTATGAGCCTTATGATTTGAGAATCTGGGTGGTTGGTGCTTTTCATCGTGTCATACTCATACGGGAAGTTGTTACACATAACTACGTCAGTTTGGTGGTGGTATATTTAGAAGCACAATAATCAAGTGACGTTTAGTGATAACAACTTGgatatttttacatattttgtatTAACCTTTGAGTTTCACATCGATGTAAATAAGTATGCATTTTTCTTTTGCCGAGTTGCTTTTGGCTTTTCTAGGTGTTTATAAACACAAGAATTGCTAAATCATGAAATACTAAAAGTTTACAAAGTTGTATTTTTTTCCCTAAtagaataaaaacaaaaagattttgacagactaaaaataaagataaaacttTTTCAGTTGTTTTGATTGCATAAGGTTTTTATTATTGGCGGACATGTACATAGTTAAGAAGGATATATTTTTAAGATTGAGTTGATAAgccttttttatatatcaaacaaCCCTTGAAAATTTGATTTATGACCATTATATCAAAGCTTTCATTTATGCATATTCAAAAGTGTTGTTTTAacatttatgttattttaaaacttataaataactAACTATCACAGTAGCACGTATCATTATGTATTTCGCAACCACTATAAAGAGTTATAATAACGTATtccatatttaatttataaaaaataaataaatatatcttttCTATTTATATAGCAACATAACTCTTGTGTATTTAATTGTTTTGAAAGACGTGAATTCGGTAGGTTTGACATATGCTATCTAAATTGCATGCTTAATTATCTTAATTAGATAGAAAAAGTACACTACTATAAttatcaaagttatatatagttattaatatgaatataaattaataaacgtTAACAAATAAACCTAGAATATTAGAAGTAAACTTTTCATAAATTACGTCCCAATATTGTTATGAAATAATACATGCATCCGAACGTGAGTACATCTTTTatgaattattttttaagtttataccTATCCATTTAAGAACCAATATAAATCTGAAATAAAATAACTATGAACTAAATCcgtatttatatcaaaaataaaacattgaaATAGAATTTAACATATATCAaaccataaataaaaagtagCGCAGTATATTTTGTTCAGGAAAAcatgaggaaaaaaaaatataagttaaccaactattaatgaaaaatgaaaatataaaaattaaaatgaattaatatatactcaaattatgtaaaatttgaaAACTGATCaactaaaacaaacaaacaaaacataaaaaactctgaaatatcaaatatagtttatcataaatttaaaaagtgatAATAATAAGTcttaagaaagaaataaaaataaaaaagacgtATATATTCTTATAAGTCCACATTTGCTATTTATGTTTGATTGAGAATAGATAATAGTATTAAATTACTTAATCACTTAAAGtataattgattaattataATATGATGATTTAGTAGTatagtaaaaatttaaaaaaggaaGATGTGGTAAGAAAACAATCCAAAGGTTacaattaaattttgtttttcatccaaaggttgtggatttttttaaaaagagtttAGGGGGCTCTTTTAtagagatggtgaagatatgtTAGTTAGGAAATcaaataaacttttatataCGCATGAAAAATTGTCATTATTAGTTGTTTGAAAACAAAAcgttaatgtattttttttattattatttttttttgatattaggAAGGCTTAATCGATTAaaatggtttttcttttttaaaaaagaaacttttatacatacaaacatgtgtgttccttttttctttattttgttaaaaacggTTGAAAAAAATTAATCGTAAAGTGTACAATTACATAATTAGAAGTTTTTCTCACCGAATAAACTTCTTCTTATTTAGCTAAATTAGTTGAAAAaggttagaattttttttttttgaaaaaatgctAAAGGAAGCTTTTAGGTCTTCATTTAAATTccataactttttttaacttcTCATCAAAAAATTTACCTTGAATTATGATAAGTCTACAACTATTTACTGCATCTTAACAATCATTTATCAAAGCTCTTTTTTCTCATGTCTTGTTAATTTATATACTCCGTACATAAAATATCTTAAGATATCAAGAGTATAAGTTTTTTCTTTGAACaaggtgattggactcagcgacATGCCTTTTCATCGTCCGATAGAAATCGACCACGTCActagcacagtcaatccgagggcatgattgccggtggaagtctcactatcgttctggaggaaactagctaaATACTAGAAAAAACCCCAAtgctccacctcattggcaaagacttccTTATATGTCTTTCAAAAAGTTTTGAACCCGTAACTAACATTTGACTGAAAGACATAAAGGACATTAAATGTCCTGTTAAAAGAACTTCTAAGCGCTAGGTGAATAATGTCCTGTTAAAAGGACTTCTAAGCGCTAGGTGAATAAATGATGTTACataacaaataaattataaactataaagttAGATAAAATGTATTGGTATTGGTAAAGGTGGGTTAGGTGATATACTGATATTATGATACATTGCACCTAATGAAGTCacttttctttgttttctttttttttttatgtgggAAACCAAAGGATTAGGGGGAAGCATGAAAATGATATCTCTTCAACTTTAACGTATattgtgtatataattaaacattaaataaatagtataaaggaaaatataaaatactatTAACGTTATTCCTGAACCTCTCACAAACACCTCCCTCTGAATTTCCCACATGATACATAAATAATCATCCTCCTGAATGTGAGGATAACAACAGCCAACTAAATGCTGTTAACAGCATATTAGTTAACCTCATATTATAATATCCAAATAATCGGAGAATGATTAATggagaaagtaaaaaaaaaatgaaagatatgagaaTGTGATTTTGATATGACAGAAaagaataaaattgaaaaaaacagATAAAGATTGTCTAAAACAAAAGTCACCACAAGTCTACAATGTcctacaaaataaaataaaaatccataaaaaaaaaaaaaagttgaagcTTTATTTTTTCTCGGAACAATGAATTGGCTCAACCATTACACTGATAATTTGTGTCTACAATTTGTAGTATGATAAAGCAATCAAATTTTACAGAAGGGTTCTTATCTTTCACATATTATACAAATAGATACACAAGGTTCCTCTccattaaaaagaattaaacaCTATGAAAATTCACTCGAGCCATAGCAGGGCTAAAGAAGCACCAATTTAACTCACTACATTTTACTCTTAGAAGGATATACCCATCATATCTATCACCAAATTCTCCATCATTAACACCTCATCTTCTCCACAAAAGTAATTCTTGGAACTTATCTTATCTGCATTTTCAATAACATTAACAAAATTTAAGCATTTTCTTATCacattaattaatacataatatgttaaATAGTATTTTTGTGGTGACAAACATACCATAAAAGGAGGATTCTTCTTGTTCATTAATTTGTTGAGTCAATGTGTGTTTCTTGAGGGGGCATGAGACAATAGGAAGGACAGGGAGAACATGACAATTGCAGATTTCGATCATGTAGCCATCTGGATCATGGAAAAAGAGTTGGTTCACCTCCACACCGCCTTCTGTTACTATTGCGGTCACGTACTTGATGTCTAGCTCCTCGAGTTTATTGATTATTAGGTCCATATTCGTGCATTGGAACGAAATATGGTTGTCTTTTGGATTTATCAATCCTGTCTTACTTGGAGTTGTCTCCACTTCTAATAAATGTATTCCAATTCCGTGATTGAACAACCTAAATTCAAACAATCAACAAATTAAACTTCTTAATGTGGCATATTTAGGAAAATCTTTGATGCATATAACTGCGGGGAAGTTTGGTGCAGCAATAGGTAAAAATGGGACTTTTGTGTTGATGTATATAACTTCAAGTGGGGGAAAATGTAAGTCTTTTAAAATCCTTTTAGGATAGCGCATCCACGAATTGTGCAATTAACTAGTGTGATCTAATAAAAAGTAGTGATAAATCTACGATATATTTTAGCCACACATAATAAATGTACATATTATACTGTACAATGCACAATGTACTCATGTATTGTTATAGATGGTTTATAGATTTATCTCTCCTTAATAGAGTCTAGCTATGTTAAGCCCAACATATAATTGTACAaagtttgtgattt
Coding sequences within:
- the LOC122592360 gene encoding uncharacterized protein LOC122592360, with product MAKQDNALFDSSSSMPLLSLNHVSFRCRSVQTSVKFYTDVLGFVLIRRPSSFDFEGAWLFNHGIGIHLLEVETTPSKTGLINPKDNHISFQCTNMDLIINKLEELDIKYVTAIVTEGGVEVNQLFFHDPDGYMIEICNCHVLPVLPIVSCPLKKHTLTQQINEQEESSFYDKISSKNYFCGEDEVLMMENLVIDMMGISF